The following proteins come from a genomic window of Nocardiopsis sp. YSL2:
- a CDS encoding glycosyltransferase family 4 protein — protein MKIAFLIANGYGMGGTVRTVYNLAEGLAARHEVEIVSLVRRREEPFFDVPEGVVLRALTRTGSEGKGEPPTRLERVADRVSRRRTASLVGGAEARREDFYAPAATRALRRFLKGTDADVVIGTRPGINLLLARWAPRRVLAIGQEHVNLADHSDELRALIARRYPRLDGMTVLTEADRDAYRAFLGAAPGWLTAMPNPLPDRDYPRSTQDNPIIAAAGRMAPVKQYPKLVEAFAVVAGKHPDWRLRVYGGGGKDGALRRRITDLGLSNQVTLMGRVEDLTGELAKAAILAVSSRVEGFGMTIIEGFSVGVPAVSFDCPHGPREIIEDGRDGLLVPDQDVDALATAMLRLVEDRDERLRMGREAVLSAGRYAIGPIVEQWERFIGERSAATGRRRR, from the coding sequence TTGAAGATCGCCTTCCTCATCGCCAACGGCTACGGGATGGGCGGGACCGTTCGTACCGTCTACAACCTCGCCGAGGGTCTGGCGGCTCGCCACGAGGTGGAGATCGTCAGCCTGGTCCGGCGCAGGGAGGAACCGTTCTTCGACGTCCCCGAGGGCGTGGTGCTGCGCGCCCTGACCCGGACCGGGAGCGAGGGGAAGGGGGAGCCGCCCACCCGTCTCGAGCGCGTCGCCGACCGGGTGTCGCGGCGCCGCACGGCCTCGCTCGTCGGTGGGGCCGAGGCGCGCCGGGAGGACTTCTACGCCCCCGCGGCGACGCGTGCGCTGCGCCGCTTCCTGAAGGGGACCGACGCCGACGTCGTCATCGGCACCCGGCCCGGCATCAACCTCCTGCTGGCCCGCTGGGCGCCCCGGCGGGTCCTGGCCATCGGGCAGGAGCACGTCAACCTGGCGGACCACTCCGACGAGCTGCGCGCGCTCATCGCGCGCCGCTACCCGCGGCTCGACGGCATGACCGTCCTGACCGAGGCGGACCGCGACGCCTACCGCGCGTTCCTGGGCGCCGCCCCGGGCTGGCTGACCGCGATGCCCAACCCGCTGCCCGACCGCGACTACCCCAGGTCCACGCAGGACAACCCGATCATCGCCGCCGCCGGCCGGATGGCGCCCGTCAAGCAGTACCCCAAGCTCGTGGAGGCCTTCGCCGTCGTCGCGGGCAAGCACCCGGACTGGCGGCTGCGCGTCTACGGGGGAGGCGGCAAGGACGGGGCCCTGCGCCGGAGGATCACCGACCTGGGGCTGAGCAACCAGGTCACCCTCATGGGACGTGTCGAGGACCTCACGGGGGAACTGGCCAAGGCCGCGATCCTGGCCGTCAGCTCCCGGGTGGAGGGTTTCGGCATGACGATCATCGAGGGCTTCTCGGTGGGCGTCCCCGCGGTGAGCTTCGACTGCCCGCACGGCCCTCGGGAGATCATCGAGGACGGGCGCGACGGGCTGCTCGTTCCCGACCAGGACGTGGACGCGCTCGCCACCGCGATGCTGCGCCTGGTCGAGGACCGCGACGAGCGGCTGCGGATGGGGCGGGAGGCGGTGCTGTCGGCGGGCCGCTACGCCATCGGCCCCATCGTGGAGCAGTGGGAGCGCTTCATCGGCGAGCGGTCGGCCGCGACCGGGCGCCGCCGTCGCTGA